From a single Drosophila sulfurigaster albostrigata strain 15112-1811.04 chromosome 3, ASM2355843v2, whole genome shotgun sequence genomic region:
- the LOC133843993 gene encoding uncharacterized protein LOC133843993, which yields MERSHSCSNFAAQTIAQLQAEPPLATSSDNLPQSCHNSHFPPNKPLRKRRKLQRQQSVHVDDATMDCECAYAADLEENVDADADDDNVPHLLPSKHATQLLQRHISCSSQSSSRCLRHEDSFDSCSTAPDMSPQAVRQHRFSSLLLRDSSVSMQSDSSRYSSVDSLLESRKPDPEAILINLGFGPVGTEDMLSRIPKRFLKPSKVPGIDTEAFVKRLQLASSLADSSALGYRGLTSSSDQPPSSIVAKIMQRFEVNNQRKKSMGNIGHTIR from the coding sequence ATGGAACGCTCGCATAGCTGCAGCAATTTTGCTGCGCAAACGATTGCGCAACTGCAAGCGGAGCCGCCACTTGCCACCAGCAGCGACAACTTGCCACAGAGCTGCCACAACAGCCACTTTCCGCCCAACAAGCCGCTGCGCAAGCGTCGCAAGCTGCAGCGCCAACAATCGGTGCATGTGGACGATGCGACGATGGACTGTGAATGCGCCTATGCCGCCGATCTCGAGGAGAATGTGGATGCGGATGCCGATGATGATAATGTGCCGCATCTGCTGCCCAGCAAACATGCcacacagctgctgcagcgtcACATCTCgtgcagcagccaaagcagtaGTCGCTGTCTGCGGCACGAGGATTCCTTCGATTCGTGCAGCACGGCACCCGACATGAGTCCCCAAGCGGTGCGGCAACATCGCTTTAGCAGTCTCCTGCTGCGCGACAGTTCCGTCTCCATGCAATCCGATTCGAGTCGCTACTCGAGTGTCGACAGTCTGCTGGAGTCACGCAAACCGGATCCCGAGGCCATACTCATCAATCTGGGCTTCGGCCCCGTCGGCACCGAGGACATGTTGTCGCGCATTCCCAAGCGTTTCCTCAAACCCTCCAAGGTGCCGGGCATCGACACGGAGGCGTTCGTCAAGCGTCTCCAGTTGGCCAGCTCGTTGGCCGATTCGAGTGCGCTTGGCTATCGGGGACTCACGTCCAGTTCGGATCAGCCACCGTCGTCGATTGTGGCGAAGATTATGCAACGCTTCGAGGTTAACAATCAGCGCAAAAAGTCCATGGGCAACATTGGCCACACGATACGTTGA